In Bradyrhizobium sp. 200, the sequence TTGCGGCAATGGCGGCGGTGGCTTGGAGAACGGCTGGCCCGGAATGTTGCGGGTCGGCGGCGGGCCGCCGCGATCGACCGCATATTGGTCGTTGGTGAAACCACGCTGCCGGGCGGTCCAGCGATCGAAGAAACGGCGCTCGGCCAATTCCTCGTCGTCGGCGACCACGATGTCGAGCTGACGCCATTTGCGCCGCGACAGCGTCCAGCGCCGCAGGCTGGCCGCTTCGAAGCCCATCAGTATGGCAATCAGGACGTCGACCATGAAGATCGTGCCGCCGCTGGCGCCCAGCGCCGACATCCCGAACGCGATCGCTATCATCAGAACGATCCAGCCGATCAGCGCCAGCCACAGCCGATGCCACAGCAGCCAGATCACGCTCGCGACCGCAGCCCAGAAATGGAAGCCGTCACGGACAAAGACGAATCTGTCGGTCGCCGCAAGATCGGCGCCGTTGGCTACGGGAGCATGCACTGTGTAGACCGGCATCGAACCTCTCCGCCGCGAACGAAAAACGCGAACAAGAAATCAGCCGCCGAGCTGACCCTTGGTGGAAGGTACTTCGCCTGCCGCACGCGGATCGATCGCAACCGCGGCACGAAGCGCCCTCGCCAGACCCTTGAAACAGGATTCGGCGATATGATGGCTATTCTCGCCATATAGGGTCTCGACGTGCAAAGTCACGCCGGCATTGATGGTGAAGGCATTGAACCATTCGCGCACCAGCTCGGTGTCGAACTGACCCACCTTGTCGCGCGGAAACTCGACCTTGAACACCAGCACCGGCCGGCCCGAAATGTCGATCACGACGCGCGACAGCGTCTCGTCCATCGGCATGTGGACCGAGGCATAGCGGGTGATGCCGGCCATGGTGCCGAGCGCCTGCTTCACGGCCTGTCCCAGCGCGATGCCGACGTCTTCGGTGGTGTGGTGATGGTCGACATGGAGGTCGCCATCGGCCTTCACGGTGATGTCGATGCGGGAATGCCGGGCCAAGAGGTCGAGCATATGGTCGAAAAAGCCGATACCGGTCGAAACCTTGGACACGCCCGTGCCATCGAGGTTTACCGCGACCTCGATGTCGGTTTCCTTGGTCTTGCGCTTGATGGACGCTGTGCGCATGAAAACTGCTTCCCTTTGGCCGCCCGGGGGCCGAAAACGCGGCCCTTTTAACAGGCGGATGTCACCTTCGCTACTGCGGGATGACGCTTTTGGCGGCTGAACTTCGGCCTATGGTGACCGGAATCCCGGCTGAAATGCCGCGATTGTAACCCTACCCTCCAGCCCCTAAATCTGACGGGAACGAGGACAATTCATGCAAGCATCTGAAAACAACCTGCCGATCTGGCACGGCACCACGATTTTGACGGTCCGCAAGGGCGGCAAGGTAGTGATCGGCGGTGACGGCCAGGTCTCGATCGGCCAGACCGTCATCAAGGCCAACGCGAAAAAGGTCCGCAAGCTGGGCAAGGGGGACGTGATCGGCGGCTTTGCGGGGGCGACCGCCGACGCCTTCACCCTGTTCGAGAGGCTGGAAAGCAAGCTCGAGCAATATCCGGGGCAATTGACCCGGGCAGCCGTCGAACTCGCCAAGGACTGGCGGACCGACCGCTATCTGCGCCGCCTGGAAGCCATGATGATCGTCGCCGACAAGGATGTCTCGCTGGTCCTGACCGGCACCGGCGACGTGCTGGAGCCGGAAGCGGGCGTGATGGCGATCGGCTCCGGCGGCAATTACGCCCTGGCGGCCGCCCGTGCGCTGGTCGACACCGACAAGGACGCCGAGACCATCGTGCGCCGCGCGCTCGATATCGCCGCCGACATCTGCGTCTACACCAACCGGAACGTCACGATCGAATCGCTCTGAGAGGAGCCACCGGTCATGCCGCCGGACTATGTCTTCCGCCCGATGACATTGGCTGACCTGCCGCTGATCCGGCAGTGGCTCGCGCAGCCGCACGTCATGCCATGGTGGGGAGATCCGTCGGAGCAGTATGATCTGGTCAGCGGCGATCTCAACGAACCCGCGATGGACCAGTTCATCGTCTCGGCAGAAAGCAGCGATTTCGCCTATCTGCAGTGCTACGACCTGACCGCGTGGAATTCGGGTTTTGGCGAACATCCGCGCGGCACCCGCGGTATCGACCTGTTCATCGGCAAGCCCGACATGATCGAACGCGGTCATGGTTCAGCGTTCATTCGCGCCTTCGTCGACGAGCGCCTGCGGCATGGCGCGCCGCGCATTGTCACCGATCCCGATCCAGCCAACACCCGGGCCATTCGTGCCTATGAGAAAGCGGGCTTTGAAAAAGCTGGTATGGTGGATACACCTGATGGCCCCGCTCTCTTGATGGTCCGCAACGCATGACCTCGACCAGCAGTATCGACAAGGCGCCGGCGACCCGCGCGCTTTCGACCTGGCACTGGATGCTGATCGCGGCCGGCATTCTCATACTCCAGGCCGCAATTCTGTATGCGATGGGCCGTCTGCCGATCTGCGCCTGCGGCTACGTCAAACTCTGGCACGGCGTGGTGCAGAGTTCGGAAAACTCGCAGCACATCGCCGACTGGTACACGCTGTCTCACATCCTTCACGGCTTCCTGTTCTACGGCGCT encodes:
- a CDS encoding DUF2628 domain-containing protein, which translates into the protein MPVYTVHAPVANGADLAATDRFVFVRDGFHFWAAVASVIWLLWHRLWLALIGWIVLMIAIAFGMSALGASGGTIFMVDVLIAILMGFEAASLRRWTLSRRKWRQLDIVVADDEELAERRFFDRWTARQRGFTNDQYAVDRGGPPPTRNIPGQPFSKPPPPLPQGGIIGLFPEPGGPR
- the hisB gene encoding imidazoleglycerol-phosphate dehydratase HisB, with the translated sequence MRTASIKRKTKETDIEVAVNLDGTGVSKVSTGIGFFDHMLDLLARHSRIDITVKADGDLHVDHHHTTEDVGIALGQAVKQALGTMAGITRYASVHMPMDETLSRVVIDISGRPVLVFKVEFPRDKVGQFDTELVREWFNAFTINAGVTLHVETLYGENSHHIAESCFKGLARALRAAVAIDPRAAGEVPSTKGQLGG
- the hslV gene encoding ATP-dependent protease subunit HslV, which encodes MQASENNLPIWHGTTILTVRKGGKVVIGGDGQVSIGQTVIKANAKKVRKLGKGDVIGGFAGATADAFTLFERLESKLEQYPGQLTRAAVELAKDWRTDRYLRRLEAMMIVADKDVSLVLTGTGDVLEPEAGVMAIGSGGNYALAAARALVDTDKDAETIVRRALDIAADICVYTNRNVTIESL
- a CDS encoding GNAT family N-acetyltransferase, giving the protein MPPDYVFRPMTLADLPLIRQWLAQPHVMPWWGDPSEQYDLVSGDLNEPAMDQFIVSAESSDFAYLQCYDLTAWNSGFGEHPRGTRGIDLFIGKPDMIERGHGSAFIRAFVDERLRHGAPRIVTDPDPANTRAIRAYEKAGFEKAGMVDTPDGPALLMVRNA